DNA sequence from the Chitinophaga flava genome:
CAAAACCATAGTCAATTTCCTTTACAGGCCTTTTGGTGGCAGGGATGATATTCGCATCAGCACCGGTGAGGCCGATAGCATTACAGTGGTAAGCTTGTAGTTTGGCCACCAGCTGTTTGTTTACCAAACCACCGTATACCATCGTTACTACATCGATGGTAGCTGCATCCGTGATACGTCTGCCATCTACATAATTGGATTGTATACCCAGCTGATCGCCGATACGGGTGGCGATTTTACCGCCACCATGTATCAGTATCTTTTTACCAGGTATTGCTGCAAACTTTTCGAGGAAAGCCTGCAACAATACCGGATTGTCGATAACGTTTCCGCCTACTTTTATAATAAACAGATCAATCATATTATCCTTTCAATATTTCACTCAATACTGCCTGTGCAGCCCATACGCGGTTGCCGGCTTCCTGTATCACGATGGAATTAGGTCCGTCCAGTACTTCATCTGCAATCACCACATTCCTTCTTACCGGCAGACAGTGCATTACCTTGGCAGCATTGGTATTTTTAAGTTTATCGTTGGTCACCATCCAGTTGCTGTCTGTGCAGGTGATCTTACCGTAATCCTTATACGAAGACCAGTTCTTCACATATACAAAGTCAGCATCTTCCAACGCTTTATCCTGATTGTATTCAATACGGGCGTTACCAGAGAATTTTTCATCCAGCTCATATCCTTCCGGATGAGTGATCACAAAATCTGTTTCACCCCAGGCATTCATCCACTGGGCGAAAGAGTTGGGAACCGCCTGTGGCAATGCTTTCACATGCGGAGCCCAGGTCATCACCACTTTAGGTTTGCGGGCCTGTTGCCAGTTTTCACGGATGGTGATCACATCGGTAAGGCTCTGCAAAGGATGCAGAGTGGCGCTTTCCAGGCTCACTACCGGTACGCCGGCATATTTAATGAACTGGTTGATATATTTCTCGGTATAATCTTCTTCTTTATTTTTCAACCCGGGGAATGTACGGATGGCCAGAATGTCAAAATACTGCCCCATAACAGCCGCAGCTTCTTTAACGTGCTCGGTGGTATTGCCATTCATCACTACGCCATCATTCATTTCCAGCGCCCATCCTTCCTTGTCGATGTTAAACACTACAGCATCCATACCCAGGTTTTTAGCAGCTACCTGTGTACTTAATCGTGTTCGCAAACTGGGATTCAGGAAAATCATTCCTAACGTTTTGTTCTTTCCTAATTCCTTATCCCTGAAAGGATCTTTCTTGTAGTTCATGGCAATGTCCACCAAACGCGGGACACTGGGAACATCTGCTGTTGAAATAAATTGCTTCATTATTGCTATTTGACTTCTTTTCTAAACGCTTCCAAAAACTGATCTGCATGTGCCTGGGTCAGTGCCAGAGATGGCAGCAACCTGATTACATTGGGTTTCGCTTCACCGGTGAAGATTTTGTGTACGCCCAGCAGGTTTTTCCTTACATGAGCCAGCTCCTCCGGCATCTCGATACCGATCATGAGCCCACGACCTCTTACTTCTTTTACCTGAGAGAATTTTTTCAGTTCTGTCATCAGGTAGTTACCTACAGTAGCAGCGTTGTCGAGCAGCTTTTCGCTTTCGATTACTTCCAGCACCGCCAGTGCTGCTGCACAAGCCAGGTGGTTACCACCAAAGGTGGTGCCCAGCATACCGTATACCGGTTTGAATTTAGGGGAGATGATAATGCCACCTATCGGGAAACCATTACCCATACCTTTTGCCATAGAATAGATGTCAGCATCTACACCCGCAAAATCATGGGAGAAAAATTTACCGCTCCTGCCATAACCGCATTGCACGGAATCCGCGATGAATACGGCGTTGTGCGCATCACACAAAGTCCGGATCTTGCGGAGGAAGGATTCGCTGGCCACATTGATACCACCTACTCCCTGTATACCCTCTATAATAACAGAAGATACTTCATGTTGTTTGAAAGCCTCTTCCAGCGCAGCTTCATCTTCCCATGGCAGAAACACGATGTTTTCGGTTTCATTCACCGGCGCTACAATCTTCGGATTGTCGGTAGCTGCTACCGCCAGAGAAGTTCTGCCGTGGAAGGATTTGCGGAAAGCGATTACTTTCTTTTTACCATTGTAGAAAGAAGCCAGTTTCAGTGCGTTTTCATTAGCTTCCGCACCGGAGTTGCACAAAAACAGCTGATAGTCCGTTTTACCGGAAACCTTGCCCAGGAGAGCTGCCAGCTCTTCCTGCAAAGGCATCTTCACAGAGTTGGAATAGAAGCCTACTTTATGCAGCTGGTCTGTCAAACGTTTTACATAATGCGGATGGGTATGACCAATAGAGATTACGGCATGACCACCGTACAGATCCAGGTATTCGTTGCCTTTATCGTCCCATACGTTGGAACCGGCAGCTTTATCTATGATGATGTCGTTTACGGGATAAACGTCGAAAAGTTTCATGATGTGATGTAAAATTGAAAATGATCAAAACGATTAGAACACGATGGACTTCAGTTTAAGTCCGGCCGTTTCATCCAGTCCGCACATGATGTTCATATTCTGCACAGCCTGACCGGAAGCGCCTTTCAGCAGATTGTCCTCGATAGAGTGAATCACCAGTTTGTTGCCCACTTTCTCCAGTTGTATCAACACCTTGTTGGTATTGACTACCTGCTTCAGGTCTA
Encoded proteins:
- a CDS encoding N-acetylornithine carbamoyltransferase, which codes for MKQFISTADVPSVPRLVDIAMNYKKDPFRDKELGKNKTLGMIFLNPSLRTRLSTQVAAKNLGMDAVVFNIDKEGWALEMNDGVVMNGNTTEHVKEAAAVMGQYFDILAIRTFPGLKNKEEDYTEKYINQFIKYAGVPVVSLESATLHPLQSLTDVITIRENWQQARKPKVVMTWAPHVKALPQAVPNSFAQWMNAWGETDFVITHPEGYELDEKFSGNARIEYNQDKALEDADFVYVKNWSSYKDYGKITCTDSNWMVTNDKLKNTNAAKVMHCLPVRRNVVIADEVLDGPNSIVIQEAGNRVWAAQAVLSEILKG
- a CDS encoding aspartate aminotransferase family protein, whose protein sequence is MKLFDVYPVNDIIIDKAAGSNVWDDKGNEYLDLYGGHAVISIGHTHPHYVKRLTDQLHKVGFYSNSVKMPLQEELAALLGKVSGKTDYQLFLCNSGAEANENALKLASFYNGKKKVIAFRKSFHGRTSLAVAATDNPKIVAPVNETENIVFLPWEDEAALEEAFKQHEVSSVIIEGIQGVGGINVASESFLRKIRTLCDAHNAVFIADSVQCGYGRSGKFFSHDFAGVDADIYSMAKGMGNGFPIGGIIISPKFKPVYGMLGTTFGGNHLACAAALAVLEVIESEKLLDNAATVGNYLMTELKKFSQVKEVRGRGLMIGIEMPEELAHVRKNLLGVHKIFTGEAKPNVIRLLPSLALTQAHADQFLEAFRKEVK